In Paralichthys olivaceus isolate ysfri-2021 chromosome 13, ASM2471397v2, whole genome shotgun sequence, the following are encoded in one genomic region:
- the cep162 gene encoding centrosomal protein of 162 kDa isoform X2 — MSQRLNKEELDEQFELFLKESVSDDSVDLGGSEKQPCAKSSQKSTWKPAASWWQDDEDSGGGAERELSGSGKSFRKSLRKSHAIQEEDDDPRDTGVKEGAAVFSRDDTETEGVESMKVPAVNINTMGLDTLEEEEEKACFFAQLEAEASSTIDYSKLNREFDSMSSTIGSNLRNAEEAVEQNDVGQRKARVTETISLGSPHYSEDFEDEENGKDPLQEKSEMPPSIAKVCLFDSLDDTGGEDRKKDTAGSLDRGHSYVKSGASEMEALHEAYRQIQVVEGSDDHNHDHLHSTEEGERLHRSVSSTFAPQHDRQSLQPASTNESDLPTAEELMRPIRIEDDHTRGFSLQPVSGLQRVQEKTSCSLERTFPDVSYAESQLKRPKRAATKIKGANELLSHRCSSPDHPNPDLTWSIREEVQRLMKDHNEMSSHKPSQAGKIKKQPASRSSTISQPSKSSVRKPTLPPSRGRKMEERTAVTSRSSEISKTAAAAKTHSPQRPSSATFIRGPERDDNTESGLKVSNELVASVQSLVAVLQQQINTSSDQETRPTYHLPNNNGDESSSLVTELRVDLAQRERELQKMNEGAEELSSLRKQIFLLQSKLRSAEEANQRKKQAEGTDPAAEEKLQRMDKELKEQELLIKGYQQENEKLYLQMKAQQAKSKAYEESMFTENQTLLNELTFTRKQLSKTSRPVGNVCLMDHAQRITDLLSQINTFQRNEVNLTGDIHRLKKEKHALEEDLQLMKKERDLAKAQAISTSGDKTLEMRVLEEKHKEEVSGLKKKLQWFSENQGLLDRDGDRLQAASAQIHQLTEQVEKLKEEVGKRSSVQQRKAKEKTVDTKRMQDLQRQVKDLEQILKHRNPNSLPALIYAAASAGAEEDVDTAKTPNSIVVLQEARIQRLEAELESHDEEAKRSLKAMEQQFLSVKLRYEQQISALEQQLEQKQQVEEVCSAAVNQPWMSQVQTLEKALQQEKESHLEKEKSLHDQIESLQQQLKNEAQPSPSRHQRQAQEAFRIRIERLKHEVATKTQTIQELTRTVERLQKERKNMLSVPNPTAKDRSTENIRQPHLQQTKILCSVTAKDTRGEEELFPAAHNERTYQPTVYAGSHISEVLQENQALTQRLELLELQAEQEKKELKAGAVQAEEELRRLQEHCAEQLSSLKVEHLQVLDQLRATHALEHSSSKVAEQANMINTQEIKIKHLQAQLEELQGTKDALRVSRSRENILERQLIQLLQELKEAKEAQSSEVKLLCSLERKILNLDLRQQHRETELQQVINGTRQKIAPQQQAEVEHWKNLLQVKKKELMSFYLELDSILDVVKQLKRTCCLPPDPVMTTHKN, encoded by the exons gtgtagAATCAATGAAGGTACCAGCTGTGAACATAAACACGATGGGCTTGGACACcctggaggaagaagaagagaaagccTGTTTTTTTGCCCAACTAGAAGCAGAAGCCTCATCAACTATAGATTACTCCAAGCTGAACAGAGAGTTTGACTCAATGAGTTCTACCATCGGTTCGAATCTCAG GAATGCTGAGGAGGCAGTGGAGCAGAATGATGTTGGTCAGAGGAAGGCCAGAGTCACAGAGACCATCTCTCTGG GCTCTCCACACTACAGTGAGGATTTTGAGGATGAAGAGAATGGGAAagatcctctgcaggag AAGTCTGAGATGCCCCCAAGTATTGCCAAAG TTTGCCTGTTTGATTCTTTGGACGACACTGGTggagaagacagaaagaaggacACAGCAGGATCACTGGACAGAG GCCACTCATATGTGAAGAGTGGAGCCTCAGAGATGGAGGCTCTTCATGAGGCCTACAGACAGATCCAGGTTGTGGAGGGTTCAGATGACCATAACCATGATCACCTGCATTCAactgaggaaggagagaggctcCACAGATCTGTGTCTTCAACCTTCGCTCCTCAACATGACAGACAATCTCTTCAACCTGCTTCTACCAATGAGTCAG ATCTTCCCACTGCAGAGGAACTGATGAGGCCCATCCGAATAGAGGACGATCATACTAGAGGGTTCAGCCTTCAACCTGTCAG TGGTTTGCAACGTGTCCAAGAAAAAACATCCTGCTCCTTGGAAAGGACTTTCCCTGACGTGTCTTATGCAGAGTCACAACTGAAGAGACCAAAAAGAGCCGCTACGAAGATAAAGGGAGCTAATGAACTCTTGAGCCACCGCTGCAGCTCCCCAGACCATCCCAACCCTGACCTGACGTGGAGCATCAGGGAGGAAGTACAAAGGCTGATGAAGGATCACAACGAGATGAGTTCTCACAAACCCTCTCAGGCTGGCAAAATTAAGAAACAACCG GCCTCCCGTAGCTCCACCATTTCTCAACCTTCTAAGTCTTCAGTGAGGAAACCAACCTTGCCTCCTTCGAGAGGcaggaagatggaggagagaacaGCAGTGACCTCTAGGTCATCAGAGATCAgtaaaactgctgctgcagccaaaaCCCATTCACCACAGCGTCCATCAAGCGCTACATTCATTAGGGGCCCAGAAAGAGACGACAACACAG AGTCAGGTCTCAAAGTGAGCAATGAGCTGGTGGCATCCGTTCAGTCCTTAGTGGCTGTCCTCCAACAGCAGATCAACACAAGTAGTGACCAGGAGACCAGACCGACATATCATCTTCCAAACAACAAT GGGGATGAGAGCAGCTCTCTGGTGACGGAGCTAAGAGTTGACCTGGctcagagggagagggagctgCAGAAGATGAatgaaggagcagaggagctCAGCTCACTCAGAAAGCAGATCTTCCTACTGCAGAGCAAG CTGCGAAGTGCAGAAGAAGCCAATCAAAGGAAGAAACAAGCCGAGGGCACAGatcctgcagcagaggaaaagcTCCAAAGGATGGATAAAGAACTGAAAGAGCAGGAGCTGCTCATTAAAGGTTACCAGCAG GAGAATGAGAAACTCTACTTGCAGATGAAGGCTCAGCAGGCCAAGAGCAAAGCCTATGAGGAGTCTATGTTTACTGAAAACCAGACGCTGCTGAATGAACTGACTTTCACAAG GAAGCAGCTGAGTAAAACCTCAAGGCCTGTGGGAAATGTCTGTTTAATGGATCACGCTCAACGCATTACAGACTTGTTAagtcaaataaacacattcCAG AGGAATGAAGTGAATCTGACTGGGgacattcacagactgaagaaagaaaagcatgCTCTGGAGGAAGACCTGCAGctgatgaagaaagagagagacttgGCTAAAGCTCAGGCCATCTCCACCTCAG GTGATAAGACGTTAGAGATGCGTGTACTGGAGGAGAAGCACAAAGAGGAAGTGTCAGGcctgaagaagaagctgcagtggTTTTCTGAGAACCAGGGGCTGCTGGACAGAGATGGTGACAGACTGCAGGCTGCTTCAGCTCAGATCCATCAACTCACAGAGCAG GTAGAGAAACTGAAAGAAGAAGTGGGCAAAAGAAGCAGCGTGCAGCAGAGAAAGGCAAAAGAGAAAACTGTGGACACAAAGAGGATGCAGGACCTGCAGCGACAG GTGAAGGACCTGGAGCAGATACTAAAACACAGGAACCCAAACTCCCTGCCTGCTCTTATATACGCTGCAGCCAGCGCTGGTGCTGAGGAGGATGTAGACACTGCGAAGACGCCCAATAGCATCGTCGTCCTGCAGGAGGCCAGGATTCAGCGTCTGGAAGCAGAGCTGGAGAGTCACGATGAGGAGGCTAAACGTAGCCTGAAGGCCATGGAGCAACAGTTCCTCAGCGTCAAG CTCCGCTATGAGCAGCAGATCTCAGCGCtagagcagcagctggaacagAAACAGCAGGTTGAAGAAGTGTGCTCCGCAGCGGTGAACCAGCCGTGGATGTCACAGGttcaaactctggagaaagcgCTACAGCAGGAGAAGGAAAGCCACCTGGAGAAAGAGAAATCCCTCCATGACCAGATTGAGtcgctccagcagcagctcaaaAACGAG GCCCAGCCGAGTCCAAGCCGACACCAGCGCCAAGCTCAGGAAGCGTTTAGAATTCGGATAGAGCGGTTGAAACACGAGGTCGCCACCAAAACACAAACCATTCAGGAGCTTACCCGCACTGTGGAGAGACtgcagaaggagaggaagaacatGTTGTCTGTCCCCAACCCAACAGCAAAAGACCGATCCACAGAGAATATACGACAGCCTCATTTACAACAGACCAAGATCCTCTGCTCTGTTACTGCAAAAGACACACGTGGAGAAGAGGAACTATTTCCAGCTGCTCACAATGAGAGGACCTACCAGCCCACAGTCTATGCAG GGAGCCATATCTCGGAAGTTCTGCAGGAGAACCAGGCTCTGACTCAGcgtctggagctgctggagctgcaggcagagcaggagaagaaggaatTGAAGGCAGGTGCTGTACAAGCCGAGGAGGAGCTGCGCAg GCTCCAGGAGCACTGTGCAGAGCAGCTGTCCTCTCTGAAGGTGGAACACCTCCAGGTATTAGACCAGCTGAGGGCCACCCATGCCCTGGAACACTCATCATCAAAGGTGGCTGAACAGGCCAATATGATCAACACTCAGGAG ataaagataaaacatctGCAAGCACaactggaggagctgcagggaaCTAAAGATGCACTGAGAGTGTCCAGGAGCAGAGAGAACATCCTGGAGAGACAG CTGATCCaactgctgcaggagctgaaggaAGCTAAAGAAGCTCAGAGCTCAGAGGTGAAACTCCTCTGTAGCCTGGAGAGGAAGATCCTCAACTTGGATCtcagacaacaacacagagagacgGAGCTGCAGCAG GTGATCAATGGCACGCGGCAGAAGATAGCGCctcagcagcaggcagaggtggagCACTGgaagaatctgctccaggtcaAGAAAAAAGAGCTGATGTCTTTCTATCTGGAGTTGGACTCCATCCTGGACGTGGTGAAACAACTGAAAAGAACGTGTTGCCTCCCTCCTGACCCCGTCATGACAACCCACAAGAACTGA
- the cep162 gene encoding centrosomal protein of 162 kDa isoform X1, producing MSQRLNKEELDEQFELFLKESVSDDSVDLGGSEKQPCAKSSQKSTWKPAASWWQDDEDSGGGAERELSGSGKSFRKSLRKSHAIQEEDDDPRDTGVKEGAAVFSRDDTETEGVESMKVPAVNINTMGLDTLEEEEEKACFFAQLEAEASSTIDYSKLNREFDSMSSTIGSNLRNAEEAVEQNDVGQRKARVTETISLGSPHYSEDFEDEENGKDPLQEKSEMPPSIAKVCLFDSLDDTGGEDRKKDTAGSLDRGHSYVKSGASEMEALHEAYRQIQVVEGSDDHNHDHLHSTEEGERLHRSVSSTFAPQHDRQSLQPASTNESDLPTAEELMRPIRIEDDHTRGFSLQPVSGLQRVQEKTSCSLERTFPDVSYAESQLKRPKRAATKIKGANELLSHRCSSPDHPNPDLTWSIREEVQRLMKDHNEMSSHKPSQAGKIKKQPASRSSTISQPSKSSVRKPTLPPSRGRKMEERTAVTSRSSEISKTAAAAKTHSPQRPSSATFIRGPERDDNTAESGLKVSNELVASVQSLVAVLQQQINTSSDQETRPTYHLPNNNGDESSSLVTELRVDLAQRERELQKMNEGAEELSSLRKQIFLLQSKLRSAEEANQRKKQAEGTDPAAEEKLQRMDKELKEQELLIKGYQQENEKLYLQMKAQQAKSKAYEESMFTENQTLLNELTFTRKQLSKTSRPVGNVCLMDHAQRITDLLSQINTFQRNEVNLTGDIHRLKKEKHALEEDLQLMKKERDLAKAQAISTSGDKTLEMRVLEEKHKEEVSGLKKKLQWFSENQGLLDRDGDRLQAASAQIHQLTEQVEKLKEEVGKRSSVQQRKAKEKTVDTKRMQDLQRQVKDLEQILKHRNPNSLPALIYAAASAGAEEDVDTAKTPNSIVVLQEARIQRLEAELESHDEEAKRSLKAMEQQFLSVKLRYEQQISALEQQLEQKQQVEEVCSAAVNQPWMSQVQTLEKALQQEKESHLEKEKSLHDQIESLQQQLKNEAQPSPSRHQRQAQEAFRIRIERLKHEVATKTQTIQELTRTVERLQKERKNMLSVPNPTAKDRSTENIRQPHLQQTKILCSVTAKDTRGEEELFPAAHNERTYQPTVYAGSHISEVLQENQALTQRLELLELQAEQEKKELKAGAVQAEEELRRLQEHCAEQLSSLKVEHLQVLDQLRATHALEHSSSKVAEQANMINTQEIKIKHLQAQLEELQGTKDALRVSRSRENILERQLIQLLQELKEAKEAQSSEVKLLCSLERKILNLDLRQQHRETELQQVINGTRQKIAPQQQAEVEHWKNLLQVKKKELMSFYLELDSILDVVKQLKRTCCLPPDPVMTTHKN from the exons gtgtagAATCAATGAAGGTACCAGCTGTGAACATAAACACGATGGGCTTGGACACcctggaggaagaagaagagaaagccTGTTTTTTTGCCCAACTAGAAGCAGAAGCCTCATCAACTATAGATTACTCCAAGCTGAACAGAGAGTTTGACTCAATGAGTTCTACCATCGGTTCGAATCTCAG GAATGCTGAGGAGGCAGTGGAGCAGAATGATGTTGGTCAGAGGAAGGCCAGAGTCACAGAGACCATCTCTCTGG GCTCTCCACACTACAGTGAGGATTTTGAGGATGAAGAGAATGGGAAagatcctctgcaggag AAGTCTGAGATGCCCCCAAGTATTGCCAAAG TTTGCCTGTTTGATTCTTTGGACGACACTGGTggagaagacagaaagaaggacACAGCAGGATCACTGGACAGAG GCCACTCATATGTGAAGAGTGGAGCCTCAGAGATGGAGGCTCTTCATGAGGCCTACAGACAGATCCAGGTTGTGGAGGGTTCAGATGACCATAACCATGATCACCTGCATTCAactgaggaaggagagaggctcCACAGATCTGTGTCTTCAACCTTCGCTCCTCAACATGACAGACAATCTCTTCAACCTGCTTCTACCAATGAGTCAG ATCTTCCCACTGCAGAGGAACTGATGAGGCCCATCCGAATAGAGGACGATCATACTAGAGGGTTCAGCCTTCAACCTGTCAG TGGTTTGCAACGTGTCCAAGAAAAAACATCCTGCTCCTTGGAAAGGACTTTCCCTGACGTGTCTTATGCAGAGTCACAACTGAAGAGACCAAAAAGAGCCGCTACGAAGATAAAGGGAGCTAATGAACTCTTGAGCCACCGCTGCAGCTCCCCAGACCATCCCAACCCTGACCTGACGTGGAGCATCAGGGAGGAAGTACAAAGGCTGATGAAGGATCACAACGAGATGAGTTCTCACAAACCCTCTCAGGCTGGCAAAATTAAGAAACAACCG GCCTCCCGTAGCTCCACCATTTCTCAACCTTCTAAGTCTTCAGTGAGGAAACCAACCTTGCCTCCTTCGAGAGGcaggaagatggaggagagaacaGCAGTGACCTCTAGGTCATCAGAGATCAgtaaaactgctgctgcagccaaaaCCCATTCACCACAGCGTCCATCAAGCGCTACATTCATTAGGGGCCCAGAAAGAGACGACAACACAG CAGAGTCAGGTCTCAAAGTGAGCAATGAGCTGGTGGCATCCGTTCAGTCCTTAGTGGCTGTCCTCCAACAGCAGATCAACACAAGTAGTGACCAGGAGACCAGACCGACATATCATCTTCCAAACAACAAT GGGGATGAGAGCAGCTCTCTGGTGACGGAGCTAAGAGTTGACCTGGctcagagggagagggagctgCAGAAGATGAatgaaggagcagaggagctCAGCTCACTCAGAAAGCAGATCTTCCTACTGCAGAGCAAG CTGCGAAGTGCAGAAGAAGCCAATCAAAGGAAGAAACAAGCCGAGGGCACAGatcctgcagcagaggaaaagcTCCAAAGGATGGATAAAGAACTGAAAGAGCAGGAGCTGCTCATTAAAGGTTACCAGCAG GAGAATGAGAAACTCTACTTGCAGATGAAGGCTCAGCAGGCCAAGAGCAAAGCCTATGAGGAGTCTATGTTTACTGAAAACCAGACGCTGCTGAATGAACTGACTTTCACAAG GAAGCAGCTGAGTAAAACCTCAAGGCCTGTGGGAAATGTCTGTTTAATGGATCACGCTCAACGCATTACAGACTTGTTAagtcaaataaacacattcCAG AGGAATGAAGTGAATCTGACTGGGgacattcacagactgaagaaagaaaagcatgCTCTGGAGGAAGACCTGCAGctgatgaagaaagagagagacttgGCTAAAGCTCAGGCCATCTCCACCTCAG GTGATAAGACGTTAGAGATGCGTGTACTGGAGGAGAAGCACAAAGAGGAAGTGTCAGGcctgaagaagaagctgcagtggTTTTCTGAGAACCAGGGGCTGCTGGACAGAGATGGTGACAGACTGCAGGCTGCTTCAGCTCAGATCCATCAACTCACAGAGCAG GTAGAGAAACTGAAAGAAGAAGTGGGCAAAAGAAGCAGCGTGCAGCAGAGAAAGGCAAAAGAGAAAACTGTGGACACAAAGAGGATGCAGGACCTGCAGCGACAG GTGAAGGACCTGGAGCAGATACTAAAACACAGGAACCCAAACTCCCTGCCTGCTCTTATATACGCTGCAGCCAGCGCTGGTGCTGAGGAGGATGTAGACACTGCGAAGACGCCCAATAGCATCGTCGTCCTGCAGGAGGCCAGGATTCAGCGTCTGGAAGCAGAGCTGGAGAGTCACGATGAGGAGGCTAAACGTAGCCTGAAGGCCATGGAGCAACAGTTCCTCAGCGTCAAG CTCCGCTATGAGCAGCAGATCTCAGCGCtagagcagcagctggaacagAAACAGCAGGTTGAAGAAGTGTGCTCCGCAGCGGTGAACCAGCCGTGGATGTCACAGGttcaaactctggagaaagcgCTACAGCAGGAGAAGGAAAGCCACCTGGAGAAAGAGAAATCCCTCCATGACCAGATTGAGtcgctccagcagcagctcaaaAACGAG GCCCAGCCGAGTCCAAGCCGACACCAGCGCCAAGCTCAGGAAGCGTTTAGAATTCGGATAGAGCGGTTGAAACACGAGGTCGCCACCAAAACACAAACCATTCAGGAGCTTACCCGCACTGTGGAGAGACtgcagaaggagaggaagaacatGTTGTCTGTCCCCAACCCAACAGCAAAAGACCGATCCACAGAGAATATACGACAGCCTCATTTACAACAGACCAAGATCCTCTGCTCTGTTACTGCAAAAGACACACGTGGAGAAGAGGAACTATTTCCAGCTGCTCACAATGAGAGGACCTACCAGCCCACAGTCTATGCAG GGAGCCATATCTCGGAAGTTCTGCAGGAGAACCAGGCTCTGACTCAGcgtctggagctgctggagctgcaggcagagcaggagaagaaggaatTGAAGGCAGGTGCTGTACAAGCCGAGGAGGAGCTGCGCAg GCTCCAGGAGCACTGTGCAGAGCAGCTGTCCTCTCTGAAGGTGGAACACCTCCAGGTATTAGACCAGCTGAGGGCCACCCATGCCCTGGAACACTCATCATCAAAGGTGGCTGAACAGGCCAATATGATCAACACTCAGGAG ataaagataaaacatctGCAAGCACaactggaggagctgcagggaaCTAAAGATGCACTGAGAGTGTCCAGGAGCAGAGAGAACATCCTGGAGAGACAG CTGATCCaactgctgcaggagctgaaggaAGCTAAAGAAGCTCAGAGCTCAGAGGTGAAACTCCTCTGTAGCCTGGAGAGGAAGATCCTCAACTTGGATCtcagacaacaacacagagagacgGAGCTGCAGCAG GTGATCAATGGCACGCGGCAGAAGATAGCGCctcagcagcaggcagaggtggagCACTGgaagaatctgctccaggtcaAGAAAAAAGAGCTGATGTCTTTCTATCTGGAGTTGGACTCCATCCTGGACGTGGTGAAACAACTGAAAAGAACGTGTTGCCTCCCTCCTGACCCCGTCATGACAACCCACAAGAACTGA